In Parasegetibacter sp. NRK P23, a single genomic region encodes these proteins:
- a CDS encoding nucleoid-associated protein, whose product MRLILLQTYSAEAKDAMPIRRYFLAALPYFCRSKNLLMTGIDHVELEKVIVHKVGNPSRNEELKLSVNPLTLNDEIVRGLLNKYFLGAFNADELFRFTHISDVNLNEVYNYVTKIFDDAEAFTEESFHLAQYLYSKSTHARVKDGELYVVLFNKVPFQGEETKAIGLFKSETKETFLKVFPHGQSYEVIHEEGININKLDKGCLIFRKNREEGYFCCVVDSTNKQNDTQYWVHDFLQVQPYSDAYHQTNQYLDLCKQFITQEYPEKFEVTKSDQIDMMNRSMEYFKTKDQFNMEEFAREVIHHEEIVDTFSDYKRNFEQNRGFEINEEFDIHLAAVKKQQKVFKSILKLDKNFHIYIHGRKDLMERGYDEAVGKKYYKIYFDEEA is encoded by the coding sequence TTGAGGTTAATACTGCTGCAAACCTACAGCGCGGAAGCGAAGGATGCAATGCCCATCAGAAGGTATTTTTTGGCCGCGCTTCCTTACTTTTGCCGCTCTAAAAACCTGCTCATGACCGGCATCGACCATGTGGAACTGGAAAAAGTGATCGTACACAAAGTGGGAAATCCCTCCAGGAACGAAGAACTGAAGCTATCCGTAAACCCGCTCACCTTAAATGATGAGATCGTACGCGGACTGCTGAACAAGTACTTCCTGGGCGCTTTCAACGCCGATGAACTGTTTCGGTTTACCCATATCAGTGATGTGAACCTGAACGAGGTGTATAATTATGTAACGAAGATTTTTGATGACGCGGAAGCCTTTACCGAAGAGTCGTTCCACCTGGCGCAGTACCTCTATTCAAAATCAACACACGCAAGGGTAAAAGACGGTGAACTGTATGTGGTGCTTTTCAACAAGGTGCCCTTTCAGGGCGAAGAAACAAAGGCCATCGGGTTGTTCAAATCAGAAACGAAAGAGACTTTCCTGAAAGTGTTCCCGCACGGCCAAAGTTATGAAGTGATCCACGAGGAAGGCATCAACATCAATAAACTGGATAAAGGATGCCTTATTTTCAGGAAGAACCGGGAAGAGGGGTATTTCTGCTGCGTGGTAGACAGTACCAACAAACAGAATGATACGCAATACTGGGTGCATGATTTCCTCCAGGTTCAACCTTATTCAGACGCTTATCACCAAACGAATCAGTACCTCGACTTATGTAAACAGTTCATCACACAGGAATACCCGGAGAAATTCGAGGTCACCAAATCGGACCAGATTGATATGATGAACCGGTCGATGGAATACTTTAAAACGAAGGACCAGTTCAACATGGAAGAGTTCGCGCGGGAAGTGATCCACCACGAAGAGATCGTGGACACCTTCAGCGATTACAAACGGAACTTCGAACAGAACCGCGGCTTCGAGATCAACGAGGAATTCGATATCCACCTCGCCGCCGTGAAAAAACAACAGAAAGTATTCAAATCGATCTTAAAGCTCGACAAGAATTTCCACATCTACATCCATGGCCGTAAAGACCTGATGGAACGCGGTTACGATGAAGCCGTGGGAAAGAAATACTATAAAATTTACTTCGACGAGGAAGCTTAG
- a CDS encoding DUF983 domain-containing protein — translation MMESAPKRNYLSSVFGCRCPRCREGKLFKNPVSIKLNRNMEMHKQCTVCGQPTEIEVGFYYGTGYVSYALTVAISVSTLVAWLVLIGMSFNDNRFLWWLISNGVLLIALQPWLMRLSRSLWISWFVKYDPEWPTNKIKEEELERTIPDQMENL, via the coding sequence ATGATGGAATCAGCCCCCAAACGAAATTATCTTTCCTCCGTATTCGGTTGCCGTTGCCCGCGTTGCCGGGAAGGAAAGTTGTTCAAAAACCCTGTGAGCATCAAACTCAACAGGAACATGGAAATGCACAAGCAATGCACTGTTTGCGGGCAGCCTACTGAAATTGAAGTGGGGTTTTATTATGGCACGGGTTACGTAAGTTACGCGCTCACAGTAGCCATTAGTGTGTCCACTTTAGTGGCATGGCTGGTACTCATCGGCATGTCGTTTAACGATAACCGTTTCCTCTGGTGGCTCATCTCCAATGGTGTCCTGCTCATTGCCCTGCAACCCTGGCTGATGCGGCTTTCCCGTTCGTTGTGGATATCCTGGTTCGTAAAGTACGATCCTGAGTGGCCTACAAACAAGATTAAGGAGGAAGAACTGGAAAGAACTATCCCCGACCAGATGGAGAACCTCTAA
- the murF gene encoding UDP-N-acetylmuramoyl-tripeptide--D-alanyl-D-alanine ligase, whose protein sequence is MTISALYQLFLQHPSVQTDTRALKPGDIFFALKGPNFNANAFAAKALEMGAAYAVIDEADFHTSEKTILVDDVLTTLQQLAQHHRRKFMNRADGKKTPFIAITGSNGKTTTKELIHAVLSSHFITYTTQGNLNNHIGIPLTLLRVQQDAEMAVIEMGANHQKEIEGYCKYTLPTHGLITNCGKAHLEGFGGVEGVRKGKGELFDFLRANNGTAFVMWDYDYLREMSAGIPKVIRYGTEQAEVEGKLAASAPFLAVQITNVHGLGTIQTQLVGDYNLPNVLAAVAVGIEFGVPLEKITAAIEAYTPTNSRSQLVKKGSNTIILDAYNANPSSMKAAIANFAAQPGDHKILMLGAMMELGPDSKKEHEDLAAFIAAHPWEEVVLVGGDFAHVMHPFTYLPDAEAAGNWLQRKSPESAQLLIKGSRSMKMEKVLEKL, encoded by the coding sequence GTGACCATCTCCGCCTTATACCAGCTTTTCCTGCAACACCCCAGTGTGCAAACCGATACGCGTGCCCTGAAGCCGGGAGATATCTTCTTCGCGCTGAAGGGACCCAACTTCAACGCCAACGCCTTCGCGGCCAAAGCGCTCGAAATGGGCGCCGCGTACGCTGTAATTGATGAGGCGGATTTCCATACCTCAGAAAAAACGATCCTGGTAGATGATGTGCTCACCACCTTGCAGCAACTGGCCCAACACCACCGCCGGAAGTTCATGAACCGGGCCGATGGGAAAAAGACGCCGTTCATCGCCATCACCGGCAGCAACGGGAAAACCACTACCAAAGAACTCATTCATGCCGTATTGTCTTCCCACTTCATCACCTATACCACCCAGGGCAACCTCAACAACCACATCGGTATACCGCTCACTTTGCTGCGTGTGCAACAGGATGCGGAAATGGCCGTGATAGAAATGGGGGCGAACCACCAGAAAGAAATTGAAGGCTACTGCAAATACACTTTGCCCACACATGGACTGATTACCAACTGCGGCAAGGCGCACCTCGAAGGTTTCGGTGGCGTGGAAGGCGTAAGGAAAGGAAAAGGTGAACTGTTCGATTTCCTTCGTGCCAATAATGGAACCGCATTTGTGATGTGGGACTATGATTACCTCCGCGAAATGAGCGCGGGCATTCCCAAAGTGATCCGCTACGGAACGGAACAGGCCGAAGTGGAAGGCAAACTCGCCGCCTCCGCGCCTTTTCTCGCCGTGCAAATCACCAATGTACATGGTTTAGGAACCATACAAACGCAATTGGTAGGCGACTATAACCTCCCCAATGTACTCGCGGCCGTGGCCGTAGGCATTGAGTTCGGTGTCCCCCTGGAAAAGATTACTGCCGCAATTGAAGCGTACACCCCTACCAACAGCCGTTCACAACTCGTGAAGAAAGGAAGCAATACCATCATTCTCGATGCTTATAATGCCAACCCTTCCAGTATGAAAGCTGCCATCGCTAATTTCGCCGCGCAACCCGGCGACCATAAAATACTGATGCTCGGCGCCATGATGGAACTGGGGCCTGACAGCAAAAAAGAACACGAGGACCTGGCCGCCTTTATCGCTGCCCATCCCTGGGAAGAAGTGGTATTGGTGGGTGGCGATTTCGCGCATGTAATGCACCCGTTCACCTACCTGCCCGATGCGGAGGCCGCCGGCAACTGGCTGCAGCGCAAAAGTCCTGAAAGCGCCCAGTTGCTCATAAAAGGATCGAGAAGTATGAAGATGGAAAAGGTGCTGGAGAAACTGTAA
- a CDS encoding SUMF1/EgtB/PvdO family nonheme iron enzyme, with translation MLSKMNLKNVSILLTATVLLASCKNGGLFGKKQEKSSVTGWNYNDKNMGGYQVSMEKEQKTGPGLVFVQGGTFTMGATEEDVMGDWNNIPRRVTVNSFYIDKTEVANVHYREYLYWIESVFDGDEYKDVRLGALPDTLVWRSELAYNEPMVEYYFRHPSYNYYPVVGVTWKQASDFCLWRSDRVNEGILVQKGYVNKNTLKNLQGLGQENFNSKAYLVGEYQATPGTAAKSKKNPLKNPNGTPRTQVKFEDGLMLPNYRLPSEAEWEYAALGYVNQNPNPSTSPKKRGEELIGNKQVYSWSHNVNGLRDTRRGSWQGTFLANFKRGYGDNMGVAGGLNDNAVYTGPVESFFPNGFGLYNMSGNVSEWTGDVYRPLNTTDMDDVAPYRGNKYSKLYKTQDGEFERDSLGRLKEQYVTDEESKNRRNYQRGDVINYLDGDSSSMVTYGYGVTTLISDKSRVIKGGSWNDRAYWLSPGTRRHLEEDQASSTVGFRCAMDRVGSAEGNGRKSGIIYKNRKQKR, from the coding sequence ATGCTATCCAAGATGAACCTGAAAAATGTTTCGATCCTATTAACTGCCACTGTTCTGCTGGCTTCCTGTAAAAACGGGGGGCTGTTCGGAAAGAAGCAGGAAAAATCATCCGTAACCGGTTGGAACTACAACGATAAGAACATGGGCGGCTACCAGGTGTCCATGGAGAAAGAGCAGAAAACCGGCCCCGGTCTCGTTTTCGTTCAGGGTGGTACCTTCACGATGGGTGCTACTGAAGAAGATGTGATGGGCGACTGGAACAATATTCCCCGCCGTGTTACCGTGAACTCGTTTTATATCGATAAAACCGAAGTGGCCAACGTGCACTACCGGGAATATCTGTACTGGATTGAATCGGTATTTGACGGGGATGAATACAAAGATGTGCGATTAGGCGCCCTGCCCGATACATTGGTTTGGCGGAGTGAGCTCGCCTACAATGAACCCATGGTGGAGTATTACTTCCGCCACCCTTCTTACAATTATTATCCCGTGGTGGGCGTAACCTGGAAACAGGCTTCTGATTTCTGTCTCTGGCGCTCCGACCGTGTGAACGAAGGCATCCTCGTTCAGAAAGGATATGTGAACAAGAATACATTGAAGAACCTCCAGGGCCTGGGCCAGGAAAACTTCAACAGCAAAGCATACCTCGTGGGTGAATACCAGGCTACGCCCGGTACCGCCGCAAAATCAAAAAAGAATCCGCTGAAGAACCCCAACGGTACCCCCCGTACCCAGGTGAAGTTCGAAGACGGTCTGATGTTGCCCAACTACCGCCTTCCTTCCGAAGCGGAATGGGAATACGCGGCACTCGGTTATGTAAACCAGAACCCCAATCCATCCACTTCTCCTAAAAAGCGTGGTGAGGAATTGATTGGCAACAAACAGGTATATTCCTGGTCGCACAACGTGAATGGTCTGCGTGATACGCGCCGCGGTTCCTGGCAGGGTACTTTCCTCGCCAACTTCAAACGCGGTTATGGCGACAACATGGGTGTGGCCGGAGGTTTGAACGATAACGCGGTGTACACTGGTCCCGTGGAGTCTTTCTTCCCCAATGGATTCGGTTTGTACAATATGTCCGGTAACGTGAGTGAGTGGACAGGAGACGTTTACCGTCCGCTGAACACCACCGATATGGATGATGTGGCCCCTTACCGTGGTAACAAATACTCCAAACTGTACAAAACTCAGGATGGTGAATTTGAAAGAGACAGCCTCGGTCGCCTGAAAGAGCAATATGTTACCGACGAAGAAAGTAAGAACCGCCGCAACTACCAGAGAGGTGACGTGATCAACTACCTGGATGGTGACAGCTCTTCCATGGTTACTTATGGTTATGGTGTAACCACCCTGATCTCCGATAAATCCCGCGTGATCAAAGGCGGTAGCTGGAACGACCGCGCCTACTGGCTTTCTCCCGGCACCCGTCGTCACCTTGAAGAGGACCAGGCCAGCAGCACCGTTGGTTTCCGTTGCGCCATGGACCGTGTGGGCAGTGCGGAAGGTAACGGACGCAAAAGCGGTATCATCTATAAGAACCGCAAACAAAAAAGATAA
- the porU gene encoding type IX secretion system sortase PorU — protein MRFLVLVFLLANTILTSAQRVYAPHSVLQQGAWFRIGVDTAGVYRIDLALLNTLGYTGNSFPAEAIRVFGRTGAMLPEAMNTTYTDDLQEIPCRSYPGFVLFYAPGAHIVEKDSVNQSFTHRTNLFSNRTYYYIKVEGSGLSIPLQQDPGSFQRTVSAYDDVRFYENELVNFLGSGKEWFGEEFANAPGKTLTRNFSFTFPGRDVQEPVRFNAAMVGRSVNGSNRFSVQLNGGAASSTDIAATGSGAYDIFARKANISLTQIITATDIQAAFNFQPGGFNAQGWLDHILVHARTPLRFNGVGQWHFRDWRSVAPGNARFEISSAPADAEVWEVTAPLSPVRMATQIAGNTLGFVQNASRLRTYIAFSPAAALRPAPLGTVKNQDLHGAPNARFLVIAAPELVAEAQRLAAYHEAANGLTTLIVTPEMVFNEFSAGIPDPTAIRDFVKMQYDRAGGDTSRQPRYLLLFGDASFDYKNRLGNNTNFVPAYQSNESLDPLSTYTSDDFFGLLDNTDNINNTGTLSLLDIGIGRIPAGNPAEAKAYVDKVLAYHTPQALGPWRNELSFLADDEDDNLHLQDAEYVSEGLETLNPSFNTNKYYLDAFPQQSTSAGSRYPAATQASNNKVFNGTLIWNYSGHGGFTRLAEEVLLDKETAAQWRNKDRYPLLITATCDFAPYDNPGMPSLGEQVLLQPYAGAIALMTTTRVVFAFSNRTMNYNYLQEAFKRKANGFYPSLGEAVKNAKNFTYQFSGDIVNNRKFTLLGDPALTLAFPRYKIRTTHINGKETGALKDTIRALDKVIVTGEITDMNGVVLTDFNGAVFPSVFDKKSTRRTLGNDQGSPVTGFETREQVLFKGKSSVKDGRFSFEFIVPKDISYAFGEGWINYYAENGQYDANDHYANLVVGGGSNTGSNDQEGPNVKAWMNDEKFVNGSITNNAPILLVKLTDSSGINTTGTGIGHNITAILDNDLNNPIVLNEFYQSEQDSYKKGTIRYQLPPLEPGEHTLEVKAWDVANNSGAYLLRFKVTEQGDLVVDHVLNYPNPFTTKTSFWFEHNRPFENLQVHIRVFSLTGKLVKSLKNTIITTGNRSSDVEWDGKDDFGAKLARGVYWYILRISAPDGQTKEVIQKLVIL, from the coding sequence ATGCGTTTTCTCGTTCTTGTATTCCTGCTCGCAAATACCATACTAACCTCCGCGCAACGGGTGTACGCGCCCCATTCCGTATTGCAACAGGGCGCATGGTTCAGGATAGGCGTGGATACCGCAGGCGTTTACCGGATCGATCTTGCTTTACTGAACACCCTGGGTTACACCGGGAACAGTTTCCCGGCAGAAGCCATCCGCGTTTTCGGCAGAACCGGCGCCATGCTGCCCGAAGCCATGAACACAACTTATACTGATGACCTGCAGGAAATCCCCTGCCGTTCCTATCCGGGATTCGTCCTGTTTTATGCGCCGGGTGCCCATATTGTAGAAAAAGACTCTGTGAACCAGAGCTTTACGCATAGAACGAACCTGTTCTCCAACCGCACCTATTATTATATTAAAGTGGAAGGTTCGGGATTAAGCATCCCCCTTCAACAGGATCCTGGCAGTTTTCAACGAACCGTTTCGGCTTATGATGATGTCCGTTTCTACGAGAACGAACTGGTGAATTTCCTCGGCAGCGGCAAAGAATGGTTTGGGGAAGAGTTTGCCAATGCGCCGGGCAAAACGCTTACCAGGAACTTCTCTTTTACCTTTCCGGGAAGGGATGTCCAGGAACCCGTTCGCTTCAATGCCGCCATGGTGGGCCGTTCCGTGAATGGCAGCAACCGCTTCAGTGTGCAGTTGAACGGTGGCGCCGCGTCCTCCACTGATATCGCGGCCACGGGCAGCGGCGCTTATGATATTTTCGCCCGTAAAGCAAACATCTCCCTCACACAAATCATCACCGCTACCGATATACAGGCTGCCTTCAACTTCCAGCCCGGCGGCTTCAACGCGCAGGGCTGGCTGGACCATATCCTGGTACATGCCCGCACGCCGCTTCGTTTCAACGGTGTTGGGCAATGGCATTTCCGCGACTGGCGCTCCGTTGCGCCCGGCAATGCACGTTTTGAAATCAGTAGTGCCCCCGCCGATGCCGAAGTGTGGGAAGTGACCGCCCCGCTTTCCCCGGTGCGGATGGCCACACAAATAGCGGGCAACACGTTGGGGTTTGTACAAAATGCCAGCCGTCTCAGAACATATATTGCGTTTTCCCCCGCAGCCGCTTTACGCCCCGCTCCATTGGGCACGGTAAAAAACCAGGACCTGCACGGTGCGCCGAATGCGCGTTTCCTGGTGATCGCGGCGCCGGAACTGGTTGCGGAGGCACAGCGCCTGGCGGCCTACCACGAAGCGGCCAATGGTCTTACCACACTGATAGTGACCCCCGAAATGGTCTTCAACGAATTTTCGGCCGGGATCCCCGACCCTACGGCTATCCGCGATTTCGTTAAGATGCAGTACGACCGCGCCGGAGGCGATACTTCGCGCCAACCCCGCTACCTGTTGTTGTTCGGCGACGCATCCTTCGATTACAAGAACCGCCTCGGCAACAACACGAATTTTGTGCCCGCTTACCAAAGCAACGAATCCCTTGATCCCCTTTCCACCTATACTTCAGATGATTTTTTCGGGTTGCTGGACAATACGGATAACATCAACAATACCGGCACGCTCAGCTTGCTGGACATTGGAATCGGCCGCATTCCGGCAGGGAACCCGGCTGAGGCAAAAGCTTATGTAGACAAAGTACTCGCCTACCATACGCCCCAGGCGCTTGGCCCCTGGCGGAACGAACTCAGTTTTCTCGCGGATGATGAAGATGACAACCTGCACCTCCAGGATGCCGAATATGTGTCGGAAGGATTGGAAACCCTGAATCCGTCTTTCAATACAAATAAGTATTACCTCGACGCTTTCCCGCAGCAAAGCACATCGGCGGGCAGCCGCTACCCCGCTGCCACACAAGCCAGCAACAACAAGGTTTTCAATGGCACCCTGATCTGGAATTACAGTGGTCACGGCGGGTTCACACGTCTCGCGGAGGAGGTGCTTCTTGATAAAGAGACCGCGGCCCAGTGGCGCAACAAGGACCGGTATCCACTTCTTATCACGGCCACCTGCGATTTCGCGCCCTATGATAATCCGGGCATGCCCTCGCTGGGCGAGCAGGTGTTGCTGCAACCCTATGCAGGCGCCATCGCGCTGATGACCACCACCCGCGTGGTGTTCGCCTTCAGCAACCGCACCATGAACTACAATTACCTGCAGGAAGCCTTCAAAAGAAAAGCCAACGGTTTCTACCCCAGCCTCGGCGAAGCCGTAAAAAATGCCAAGAATTTCACCTACCAGTTTTCGGGAGACATCGTCAACAACAGGAAATTCACCTTGCTGGGCGACCCCGCGCTTACCCTTGCGTTCCCACGGTATAAAATCAGGACCACACACATCAACGGGAAAGAAACAGGCGCTTTGAAAGATACCATCCGGGCACTCGATAAAGTAATTGTTACCGGGGAAATCACGGATATGAACGGTGTAGTTTTAACGGACTTCAACGGTGCTGTTTTCCCCTCGGTATTTGATAAGAAAAGCACCAGGCGCACCCTCGGCAACGATCAGGGCAGTCCGGTTACCGGATTCGAAACCCGCGAACAGGTGTTGTTCAAAGGAAAATCCTCCGTAAAAGACGGCCGTTTCAGTTTCGAGTTCATTGTTCCGAAAGACATCAGCTACGCCTTCGGCGAAGGCTGGATCAACTATTACGCTGAAAACGGTCAATACGACGCGAACGACCATTACGCCAACCTGGTGGTGGGTGGTGGCAGCAATACCGGCTCCAACGACCAGGAAGGGCCCAACGTAAAAGCCTGGATGAACGATGAAAAATTCGTGAACGGCAGCATCACCAACAACGCGCCCATCCTGCTCGTGAAACTCACCGATTCTTCCGGCATCAATACCACCGGCACAGGAATAGGCCATAATATCACCGCCATCCTGGACAATGACCTGAACAATCCCATCGTGCTGAACGAATTCTACCAATCTGAGCAGGACTCCTACAAGAAAGGAACCATCCGATACCAGTTGCCGCCCCTGGAGCCGGGAGAACACACTTTGGAGGTGAAAGCCTGGGACGTGGCCAATAACTCCGGAGCATACCTGCTGCGCTTTAAAGTGACGGAACAGGGCGACCTGGTGGTGGACCATGTGCTGAATTACCCCAATCCATTCACCACCAAAACTTCTTTCTGGTTCGAACACAACCGTCCCTTCGAAAATTTACAGGTACACATACGGGTATTTTCACTTACCGGAAAACTCGTAAAATCACTGAAAAACACAATAATAACAACGGGTAACCGTTCGAGTGATGTGGAATGGGACGGTAAAGATGATTTTGGAGCGAAACTTGCCCGCGGCGTGTACTGGTATATTTTACGCATCAGCGCCCCCGATGGACAAACCAAAGAAGTGATCCAGAAGCTGGTTATCTTATAA
- the porV gene encoding type IX secretion system outer membrane channel protein PorV, translating to MKRLHLKLAATAFLLAGTAFSVSAQTADRINIVTTAVPFLRISPDARAGAMGETGIATLPDANAPFWNLAKTPFNSSNTGIALTYTPWLKDLGLNDVYLASLAGYLKPSEEEAISMSVRYFSLGTIQFTDGSGNLMSNGRPREFSLDLGYSRKLSEQMGVGLALRYIRSNLVTGNASSGTAFKPGSTVAADLSWYYNGADENGEGFSAGAVLSNLGGKIGYTNNAEERDYIPANLGLGGAYTKVFDEANKVTFALDINKLMVPTPPSYEEVPDMSDPTYDEVVERNDAKTRDYRSKGIVGSWFSSFGDAPGGFGEELKEFTFSAGAEYWYNNQFALRAGYFYENKDKGNRKYFTVGAGIKYNAIGINFSYLAPSGQGITRNPLSNTLRFGLVFDLDAVE from the coding sequence ATGAAACGACTCCATCTGAAACTGGCTGCCACTGCATTCCTGCTGGCGGGCACCGCTTTCTCAGTATCCGCACAAACAGCCGACAGAATCAACATCGTTACAACGGCAGTACCTTTCCTACGAATCTCACCTGATGCAAGGGCCGGAGCAATGGGTGAAACCGGGATAGCTACACTCCCTGATGCAAATGCGCCGTTCTGGAACCTCGCAAAGACACCATTTAATTCAAGTAATACTGGTATAGCACTGACTTATACACCTTGGTTGAAGGATTTGGGGTTAAACGATGTATATCTTGCTTCACTAGCTGGATATTTAAAGCCAAGCGAAGAAGAGGCTATTTCAATGTCAGTAAGGTATTTTAGTCTAGGGACAATTCAGTTTACCGATGGGAGCGGGAATCTTATGAGCAACGGCAGACCACGTGAATTTTCTTTAGATCTTGGATATTCAAGAAAACTTTCAGAGCAAATGGGTGTTGGTCTTGCATTAAGATATATACGCTCAAACCTCGTTACGGGAAATGCGTCTTCCGGTACAGCTTTTAAGCCTGGCTCCACTGTTGCCGCAGACCTGTCTTGGTATTATAATGGTGCCGATGAAAACGGTGAAGGCTTCAGTGCAGGCGCCGTACTTTCAAATCTAGGCGGAAAAATAGGCTACACCAATAACGCCGAAGAAAGGGATTATATTCCCGCCAACCTGGGATTGGGTGGCGCTTATACCAAAGTTTTCGATGAAGCCAACAAAGTTACTTTCGCCCTAGATATCAATAAGTTGATGGTGCCAACGCCCCCCAGCTACGAAGAAGTGCCCGATATGTCGGACCCAACCTACGACGAAGTGGTGGAACGTAACGACGCCAAAACCCGCGACTACCGCTCCAAAGGCATCGTAGGAAGCTGGTTCAGCTCATTCGGTGACGCACCCGGCGGATTCGGCGAAGAACTGAAAGAATTTACTTTCTCGGCAGGGGCGGAATACTGGTACAACAACCAGTTCGCATTGCGCGCAGGCTATTTTTATGAGAACAAAGACAAAGGCAACCGCAAATACTTTACCGTAGGTGCGGGGATTAAATACAATGCCATAGGCATCAACTTCTCGTACCTGGCACCTTCGGGTCAGGGTATTACGAGGAACCCGCTTTCTAATACGCTGCGCTTCGGGCTGGTATTTGATCTGGATGCGGTGGAGTAA
- the ispF gene encoding 2-C-methyl-D-erythritol 2,4-cyclodiphosphate synthase, with the protein MNLRIGFGIDFHQLAEGRELFIGGVKIPHTKGAVGHSDADVLLHAICDAMLGALALGDIGKHFPDTSNEFKGIDSKILLKRTFDLICSKGYSVVNVDSSLCLEAPKIKPYVEQMQQTIASIIEITAEDVSVKATTTEKMGFVGREEGLVAYATVLLQKK; encoded by the coding sequence ATGAACCTACGCATCGGCTTCGGAATAGATTTTCACCAACTGGCAGAGGGCCGCGAACTCTTTATCGGGGGCGTTAAAATTCCGCATACCAAAGGAGCCGTGGGCCACAGTGATGCCGATGTGCTGCTCCACGCGATCTGCGATGCCATGCTGGGCGCACTGGCACTGGGCGATATCGGCAAACATTTCCCGGATACTTCCAACGAGTTCAAGGGCATCGATAGTAAGATTCTGCTGAAACGCACCTTCGATCTGATCTGTTCTAAAGGGTACAGTGTGGTAAACGTGGACAGCTCCCTTTGCCTGGAAGCCCCGAAAATAAAGCCTTACGTGGAACAGATGCAACAAACCATCGCGTCTATTATTGAGATTACAGCGGAAGATGTTTCCGTGAAAGCCACTACTACGGAGAAGATGGGCTTTGTGGGCAGGGAGGAAGGTCTCGTAGCCTATGCCACGGTGTTGCTTCAGAAAAAATAA
- a CDS encoding SAM-dependent methyltransferase has translation MPFPGKVFLVPTVLAEDAEQTVPAYVLDAVKQCGVFFVENERTTRRWLKKIWREMVIDAYEWVVIHKAEEDVITHFRNALKAGKNIGIISEAGCPGIADPGQILVAEAQAMGVAVVPLVGPSSILLALMASGMNGQQFRFRGYLPIESASRIKMLRQLELEAVKESCTQLFIETPYRNNQLLKDILATCQGSTKLCVAADITAANEYIVTKTISDWKKQPLPELHKRPTIYLIGK, from the coding sequence ATGCCTTTTCCCGGTAAAGTGTTCCTGGTGCCCACTGTTCTGGCGGAAGATGCGGAACAAACCGTTCCCGCTTATGTATTGGATGCCGTAAAACAATGTGGCGTTTTTTTCGTGGAGAACGAAAGAACCACCCGCCGCTGGCTCAAGAAGATATGGCGCGAAATGGTGATTGACGCGTATGAATGGGTGGTGATCCACAAAGCGGAAGAAGATGTAATAACCCATTTCAGGAATGCTTTGAAAGCCGGTAAAAACATCGGTATCATCAGCGAAGCGGGTTGTCCGGGTATTGCGGATCCCGGGCAAATACTTGTGGCGGAGGCCCAGGCAATGGGCGTTGCCGTAGTGCCGTTGGTAGGACCAAGTTCTATCCTCCTCGCCCTGATGGCCTCAGGCATGAACGGGCAACAATTCCGCTTCCGCGGCTACCTGCCCATCGAAAGCGCTTCCCGCATAAAAATGCTGCGGCAACTGGAGTTGGAAGCCGTGAAAGAATCGTGTACACAATTGTTCATAGAAACGCCTTACCGCAACAACCAGTTGCTGAAAGACATCCTCGCTACCTGCCAGGGTTCCACGAAGTTGTGCGTGGCCGCGGATATCACCGCCGCGAACGAGTACATCGTCACCAAAACCATTTCGGATTGGAAAAAACAGCCCCTGCCGGAACTGCACAAGCGCCCCACGATATATTTAATCGGGAAATAA